A region of the Prevotella melaninogenica genome:
GCAGATATGACAGGTGAGAATCTTATAAATGATTAAACAGATTTTAATAAATCTAAAATAATTAAATCCCAAGCGCATTTTTTGCATTTGGGATTTCTTTTTTCATTACCTTTGCGCCCATAAGGAATTATATCCTTTCCGAGTTTTAAAGATATTAATGTGTAATTTTTAAACAGTAAAAGATTATGGATTTTAAGAAAATAGCATTGTCACTTGTAGTAGCATTTAGTGTATGTTCACTCAGCGCACAGGCACAGAGCCAGTGCTCAAAGAAGTGTGACAAGGCTCCAAATGAGCAGGTAGAGAAGGGCAAGCAGTGCGATAAGGCAGGTAAGGCTTGTGATGAGAAGGCTGAAAAGGCTTGTGATAAGCAGGCTGGTAGCTGCTGCAAGAAGCAGGAAAAGGCTTGCGATAAGTCTGCTAAGGCTTGTGATAAGGAAAAGAAGGACTGCAAGAAGGCACAGGCAGGTAGCTGCTGCAAGAAGCAGGCTCAGCCAAAGAAGAAGTAATAGTTTAACTTCAAAAATAAGAAAGTCGTGTCGAAAGGCACGACTTTTTTGTTGTTATCAGAACTTTATCGTACTTTTGTAGTAACAAAACTACGTGTGATAGGATGAGATAATGAAATCTTCATTCTTCTTCTTATTGCGCTTGTGGATAAAAGTCATAGCTATGAACGTAAAGATAGAAGCTTCGTGGGAACAACAACTGAGAGGAGAGTTTGAGAAACCTTACTTCCAGCAGTTGGTTGAGCAGGTGAGACAAGAGTATGCACAGTTCTCTTGTTATCCTCCAGGGAAGTTGATTTTCAATGCCTTTAATCTTTGTCCTTTCGATAAAGTAAGGGTTGTGATTATCGGTCAAGACCCTTATCATGAGCCCGGCCAGGCGATGGGATTAAGCTTCTCCGTGCCTGATGGGGTACAGCTTCCACCTTCATTGCAGAATATCTATAAGGAGATTGCAGCTGACTTGGGTACACCGATTTATCAGTCTGGTGACTTGACACGATGGGCAGAGCAAGGAGTTCTCCTGCTGAATGCTACACTTACCGTTCGTGCACACGTCGCTAATAGTCACCAGCGATTAGGGTGGGGAACCTTTACAGATGCAGCTATCAAGGCACTAAGTGATGGTCGAGAGAACTTAGTCTTTATGCTTTGGGGCGGTTTTGCGCGTAGTAAGAAGGCACTGATCGACCAGCAGCGACATTGTGTCATAGAAAGTGTACACCCTTCGCCACTCTCTGCTAATCGTGGTGGATGGTTTGGGCAGCACCAGTTCTCACGTTGTAACGCCTACTTGACCTCTTGTGGGGCGCAACCTATTGAGTGGTAGTGATAATTAACAGCAATGGAATGGATTTTAGAAGAGTCGTGGCGTGAAAAGCTGAAAGACGAAATGGATGAACCCTACTACAGGAATTTGGTAGAAAAGGTGCGAGAGGAGTATGAGAATAAGACTTGCTATCCGCCAGAAGATAAGATTTTCAATGCCTTAAATCTTTGTCCTTTTGATAAGGTAAAGGTTGTCATTATGGGGCAGGACCCTTATTTCAATCCTGGTCAAGCTATGGGGCTGAGTTTCTCCGTGCCTGAAGGCGTACAGCTTCCGCCTTCATTGAAGACTCTATATAGGGCACTTGGGATTAATCTCAATGGGATTAATCAGCCTTCGGGAGACCTTACACGCTGGGCTGAACAAGGTGTGTTGTTGTTGAATACGGTATTGACTGTGCGTGAGAAGCAAGCTAACAGTCATCGTAAATACAAGTGGCGGCTTTTTACGGATGCTGTTATCAAGGCATTGGATGCTGAGCGTGAGCATATCGTCTTTATGTTATGGGGACGTATAGCGCAACGAAAGGAGCGTTTTATACGTACGGATAATGGCAGGCATATGGTTTTGAAGGCGATACACCCTTCACCGGCTGTCCGCCGTAAAGGAGAATGGAATGGAAAAGAACATTTCACGTGCTGCAACAAGTATTTAAATGAGCATGGAATTGCAACTATTGACTGGATGGTAGTGAGTGAACAAGTTGACGAGTGAATAAGTTTATTAGTTTTCGAGTTGTTTACTTTAAAGAGTATAAGGCGTATTTGCCTTGTAAGGCTTATAGGACTAAGATAGTTTGTTTACCTAATTAAAGCCTTAAAATAAGGTTAGAAGGGAATTATCTTCGTGAAGAAAAATATTTATTTTCATGAAAAGAAATATTTATTTTCACGAGAAAAAAGATTTTTCTTCATGAAAATAATTTGGCGAAAGGCTCTGAGTTAATGGATAAAGGCAGTTGATAGTACTGCAAAAGACAATTGAAAATGAAATAATTTAGCGTTAAGAAAGATGGGTAATACGTATGATCATATATTCATGGTGGGCGATGTGCTTGTTTCACCAGATATAATCAATGTGAAGTTTTGCTGTGATCTCGATAAGTGTCATGGTCAATGCTGTATTGATGGAGATGCTGGCGCACCTGTGACCTTGGACGAGACAATGGAGATAGAGAACATTCTCGATACTGTTTGGGGTGATTTGTCTGCCTCTGGTCAGGCGGTCATCGACAAGCAGGGCGTTGCTTATACCGATGAAGAAGGTGAATTGGTGACGAGTATCGTTGGCGGTAAGGACTGTGTCTTTACTTGTTATGAGAATGGATGTTGTCTTTGTGCGTTGGAGCGTTCCTATCGTAATGGTAAGACAGGCTTTGTAAAGCCTATTTCTTGTTCGTTGTATCCCGTTAGAGTGAAAGACTTTGGTAATGGTACCTGTGGTATTAATTATCATCACTGGCGCATCTGTGCTGATGCAAGAAAAAAAGGAGAAGAACTAAATCTTCCCCTTTATAAGTTTTTGAAGGAACCTCTTACTCGTAGATTTGGCAAGGAGTGGTATGATGAATTGTGCGAAGTAGCTCTTCAGTTAATAAGTGAACAAGTTGACGAGTAGACAAGTTGACGAGTTACTACCGATATAAAGCAAAGAGAATTATTCTTTGAACAAGCAACTGGTTAACTCGTCAACTTGTCTACTTGTCAACTCGTCTACTCGTCAACTTTTCCTAAACTTCGAGGGACTCATGCCCACATGTTCCTTAAAGTATTTACCCAAAAAGCTCTGATTAGCGAAGTTTAGCTCATCAGCTATCTGCTTAATACTCATCGTACTGTTTCTTAACATTACGCGTAATTCACGTGTCACATAGGAGTCAATCCAGTCGCTTGGCGTACGTCTGCTGACTGTACGCACCGTCTCAGAGAGGTATTTCGATGTGATACACAACTGTTGTGCATACCAGCTAACACGTCGTTCCGTACGGTAGTTCTTCTCCACAGTTTGTATGAAGTCACGGAAGATGACCTCAGCACGTGTCTGTCCAGCTTCTCCTACTTGTTGGAAGCGATAGATGATGTTACTCATGTCGATGACAAGTGCCTTTAGCATTGTCATAACCAACTCACGGCGGAAACGGTGGCCAATATCAATAATCTTTTCTTTGATATGTTCGATATCGTTTTCCAATGCTTTAGTCTGATTGTCATCAAGATGGAAAACGGGATGTGTACGGGCAAAGAGGAAGAGAGCAGAAAGTTCGTGGACTCCACTTACAATGTTCTGAAAGAAATCGTATGACATGATGAGGGCGATTCCCTTGCAATCTTGTGAAAGCATATAATCAGCAACTACCTGCTCCTCGCTGATGATAATGACGTCTCCAGAGCTCACCTCGTGCATCTTTGTGTCAACGGTATATTGCGCATGACCGCTGGTACAGAGTGCAAGAAAGAGTGACTTCATGCGAGAAGGACTGGTAGGAAGTGGTACTTGCGTAATATCTTCGAAGAGAATAAGGTCGTTGTCTATATATTTACCTTCAGGATAGACTGCTTTTGCTTGTGCTACATTAACTTCGAGAAGTCTTATCTTTTTGTTCATTTTCCTATTATTTAGAAGTTGCAAATATACTGATTTATTTCTTTTTTCGAAAAGTTTATGTGGGAAAAAGGACAATTTCTGTGGAAATATGGGTGGTAATTGGTTGTGATAGGTGATATTTAGAAGAAAATAAAAAATCCCTTTCTCGTTTTGTGAGAAAGGGATTTTCTTTATGTTTTCAGCTTTAGAAGCTGTTTTTAATCTGCTTAGAGAAACTTATGCATCAATGTTAGCATAGGTCGCATTCTTCTCGATAAACTCACGACGAGGCTCAACATCATCACCCATCAGCATAGAGAATATCTCGTCAGCATCAGCAGCATTCTCGATAGTCACCTGCTTCAAGAGTCGTGTCTTTGGGTCCATAGTTGTTTCCCAAAGCTGCTCTGGGTTCATCTCACCAAGACCCTTGTATCGCTGTGTGTGGATAGTCTTACCATCTTCGTTGCCATTCGCATACTTATCGATGAAAGCTTGGCGCTGTTGCTCAGTGTAGCAGTATTCGCTTACTTTCTTGTAAGTACACTTGTAGAGTGGTGGTGTAGCGATATACAGGTGTCCCTGCTCGATAACCTTTGGCATATAACGATAGAAGAGCGTCATAATCAGTGTGTCGATGTGAGAACCATCGACGTCGGCATCGGTCATGATGATAATCTTATCATAGCGAAGTTTATCAGTATTTGCCTCAAAGTCGCCTTCTCCCTCAACACCGAAGCGTACGCCAATAGACTGAATAATATTCATAACAGACTCTGCTTCGAATACACGATGGCGCTGAACCTTCTCTACGTTTAGAATTTTACCACGGAGAGGGAGGATAGCCTGTGTATAACGGTCACGTCCCTGCTTAGCTGAACCACCCGCAGAATCACCCTCGACGAGGAAGATTTCACAGTCCTTAGGGTCCTTATTAGAACAGTCAGCCAACTTACCAGGCAATCCACCACCGCTCATCACGTTCTTACGCTGTACGCTTTCACGTGCCTTACGGGCTGCAACACGAGCTGTAGCAGCAAGAATAACCTTATTACAGATCATCTTTGCCTCGTTAGGATGCTCCTCGAGGTAATCTGTCAGCGCTTCACCAACAGCCTGCTGAACGGCACCTGAAACCTCACTATTACCGAGTTTGGTCTTTGTCTGGCCCTCAAATTGTGGCTCAGCAACCTTGATAGAGATGACTGCTGTCAAGCCTTCGCGGAAGTCTTCACCAGCAATCTCAATCTTAGCTTTCTCCAACTGCTTAGAGATCTGTGGGTCATTGTCTGCGTATGTCTTCAATGTACGAGTCAATGCAGCACGGAATCCCTGCAAGTGAGTACCACCCTCGATAGTGTTGATATTGTTAACGTATGAGTGGATATTCTCTGTATAATCAGTGTTGTACATCACAGCCACCTCGATTGGAATGTTCTGCTTCTCTGTTTTGAGATAGATAACATCATCGAAGAGGTGCTGACGATGGCGATCAACGTAACGAACAAACTCCTTCAAACCATCCTTAGCATGGAAGACCTCAGTGCGTGTCTTACCTGTTTCAGGATCTGGACGAAGGTCAGAAAGCGTAATCTTGATACCAGCATTCAGATAAGCCAACTCGCGCATACGACGTGCAACGATTGCCCATTGGTAAACTGTAGTAGTAAATATCTCTGGGTCTGGCCAGAACTGCTGACGTGTACCAGTCTTTTCGGTCTCGCCAACAACCTTTACAGGATAGAGAGGCTTACCCTTCTCGTATTCCTGCTGGTAGATTTTACCATCACGGAACACCTGTGACTTCATGTGTGAAGAAAGTGCATTTACACAACTTACACCTACACCATGCAGACCACCGCTGACTTTGTACGAACCCTTATCGAACTTACCACCTGCGTGGAGGACGGTCATAACAACTTCAAGGGCGCTCTTGTGAAGCTTCTCGTGCATGTCAACAGGGATACCACGACCATCATCCTCAACGGTAATGGAGTTGTCCTCGTTGATTGTAACTTCAATGTTCTGACAGTAGCCAGCCATTGCTTCGTCGATAGAGTTATCGACGGTCTCGTTAATCAAGTGGTGGAGTCCCTTCTCACTGATGTCACCAATGTACATAGCAGGACGCTTGCGTACTGCTTCCAATCCTTCTAAGACTTGGATGTTACTGGCGGAGTAATTATTCTCGTTTTCTGGATTTTCTGCCATTTTCTTTCGATTGTTCTTATAGTATGCAAAGATACACTTTTTCCTTTATATTTGGAAATAAAAACTATCAAAAAACACAAAAGAAAACATATTAATTTGTCGTTTTGTGCTGATAATTAGCATTTATTCTTCTTAGTGGTAATACTTAATTTCCTTATAAATGAGGATTGTTCGGAAAAGTCATTATCTGTACCTTTGCAACACAAAAACATTAACGAAAAGCCTTCTTTTATGTTAAATACCTTATTATTGGCATCCCTTACAATCAGTGGAGTAGCTGGAGTGACTCCGGACTCCGTAGTGAACAAAGATGTATCACTTAATGAAGTAGTCGTAACTGACTTCAAACAGAACAAAAGAAACCTTACCTCTGTTGCTGTCTCAACTATTAACCATCAGCAATTATTGAACCAGCAAATTGTGAGTTTGAAAGAGTTGACGGCTGTTATGCCTAACTTTTATATGCCCGACTATGGTTCGTATGCTAACACACCTATTTTTATTCGTGGTATCGGAGCAAAGACGAAGGGTTCTGCTGTGGGTTTCTATGTAGATGGTGTGCCTCACTTTGAGTCGTCAGCATTTAATATTGACCTCAGTGATATTGCTGCTGTAGATGTGTTTCGAGGTCCGCAAGGAACCTTATATGGTCGTAATACTATAGCAGGTGTTATCAATGTCTACACACATAACCCTCTTGAGTATCAGAAAACACGTATAAAAGTTGGCTATGGAAGGTATAATGACTTTGTAGCACAGGCTTCTAACTATTCTAAACTGAGTGATAAACTGGGTCTGTCAAGTGCTATTTCTTATCATCATAACGATGGTATGTTCACTAATCAGTTCTTGAATGATAAGGCTGATAAGATGAATGAGATTGAAGGACGCTTAGGACTTTACTGGCGACCAACTACAAATTGGCTTATTCATCTCAATAGTACCCTTACTCATAGTAAGCAGAATGGTTATCCATACGCGCCTTATGACCTTGTTAAAGATGCACTATCACCTATTAGTTATAACCGCAATAGCACTTTCAAGCGTCTAATTTCAACAACTGGTCTTAATGCTCGATATGAGAATAGTCGTATTAGTTTCAATAGTCAGACGTCTTATCAATTTATCAAATCAAACCAAGGATTAGATCAAGACTTCACCCCGAAGGACGTATTCTTTACTGATAATAGCTATCATCAGAATATGTTATCCCAGGACATAACCTTGAAGTCGAATGATAA
Encoded here:
- the ung gene encoding uracil-DNA glycosylase, with translation MNVKIEASWEQQLRGEFEKPYFQQLVEQVRQEYAQFSCYPPGKLIFNAFNLCPFDKVRVVIIGQDPYHEPGQAMGLSFSVPDGVQLPPSLQNIYKEIAADLGTPIYQSGDLTRWAEQGVLLLNATLTVRAHVANSHQRLGWGTFTDAAIKALSDGRENLVFMLWGGFARSKKALIDQQRHCVIESVHPSPLSANRGGWFGQHQFSRCNAYLTSCGAQPIEW
- the ung gene encoding uracil-DNA glycosylase encodes the protein MEWILEESWREKLKDEMDEPYYRNLVEKVREEYENKTCYPPEDKIFNALNLCPFDKVKVVIMGQDPYFNPGQAMGLSFSVPEGVQLPPSLKTLYRALGINLNGINQPSGDLTRWAEQGVLLLNTVLTVREKQANSHRKYKWRLFTDAVIKALDAEREHIVFMLWGRIAQRKERFIRTDNGRHMVLKAIHPSPAVRRKGEWNGKEHFTCCNKYLNEHGIATIDWMVVSEQVDE
- a CDS encoding DUF3109 family protein, whose translation is MGNTYDHIFMVGDVLVSPDIINVKFCCDLDKCHGQCCIDGDAGAPVTLDETMEIENILDTVWGDLSASGQAVIDKQGVAYTDEEGELVTSIVGGKDCVFTCYENGCCLCALERSYRNGKTGFVKPISCSLYPVRVKDFGNGTCGINYHHWRICADARKKGEELNLPLYKFLKEPLTRRFGKEWYDELCEVALQLISEQVDE
- a CDS encoding helix-turn-helix domain-containing protein, with translation MNKKIRLLEVNVAQAKAVYPEGKYIDNDLILFEDITQVPLPTSPSRMKSLFLALCTSGHAQYTVDTKMHEVSSGDVIIISEEQVVADYMLSQDCKGIALIMSYDFFQNIVSGVHELSALFLFARTHPVFHLDDNQTKALENDIEHIKEKIIDIGHRFRRELVMTMLKALVIDMSNIIYRFQQVGEAGQTRAEVIFRDFIQTVEKNYRTERRVSWYAQQLCITSKYLSETVRTVSRRTPSDWIDSYVTRELRVMLRNSTMSIKQIADELNFANQSFLGKYFKEHVGMSPSKFRKS
- the gyrB gene encoding DNA topoisomerase (ATP-hydrolyzing) subunit B is translated as MAENPENENNYSASNIQVLEGLEAVRKRPAMYIGDISEKGLHHLINETVDNSIDEAMAGYCQNIEVTINEDNSITVEDDGRGIPVDMHEKLHKSALEVVMTVLHAGGKFDKGSYKVSGGLHGVGVSCVNALSSHMKSQVFRDGKIYQQEYEKGKPLYPVKVVGETEKTGTRQQFWPDPEIFTTTVYQWAIVARRMRELAYLNAGIKITLSDLRPDPETGKTRTEVFHAKDGLKEFVRYVDRHRQHLFDDVIYLKTEKQNIPIEVAVMYNTDYTENIHSYVNNINTIEGGTHLQGFRAALTRTLKTYADNDPQISKQLEKAKIEIAGEDFREGLTAVISIKVAEPQFEGQTKTKLGNSEVSGAVQQAVGEALTDYLEEHPNEAKMICNKVILAATARVAARKARESVQRKNVMSGGGLPGKLADCSNKDPKDCEIFLVEGDSAGGSAKQGRDRYTQAILPLRGKILNVEKVQRHRVFEAESVMNIIQSIGVRFGVEGEGDFEANTDKLRYDKIIIMTDADVDGSHIDTLIMTLFYRYMPKVIEQGHLYIATPPLYKCTYKKVSEYCYTEQQRQAFIDKYANGNEDGKTIHTQRYKGLGEMNPEQLWETTMDPKTRLLKQVTIENAADADEIFSMLMGDDVEPRREFIEKNATYANIDA